Proteins from a genomic interval of Arachis hypogaea cultivar Tifrunner chromosome 10, arahy.Tifrunner.gnm2.J5K5, whole genome shotgun sequence:
- the LOC112715947 gene encoding homeobox protein knotted-1-like 3, with translation MAYHNHHLSQDLSPLHHQHFSDQQQPQPLSDNTAILSEHLSPTDPTAKSPSDPHPNWLNNALLRTHYTNNDTNATNFLNLHTAASASDSSAAAAAAASQSSAQWLARPVLHRNHSEVIDDVAPLSNNESPDMKVAGDGKGEVATVDSGGEGGGGLVNWQNARYKAEILSHPLYEQLLSAHVACLRIATPVDQLPRIDAQLAQSQNVVAKYSSFAHAPLGDDKELDQFLSHYVLLLCSFKEQLQQHVRVHAMEAVMACWEIEQSLQSLTGVSPGEGTGATMSDDEDDQVDSDANLFDGGLDGSDSMGFGPLVPTENERSLMERVRHELKHELKQGYKDKIVDIREEILRKRRAGKLPGDTTSVLKAWWQSHSKWPYPTEEDKARLVQETGLQLKQINNWFINQRKRNWHSNPSTSTSLKSKRKR, from the exons ATGGCATACCATAACCACCACCTGTCTCAAGACCTTTCACCACTTCACCACCAACATTTCAGTGACCAACAGCAACCTCAACCGCTCTCAGATAACACTGCTATACTTTCCGAGCACCTCTCCCCCACTGACCCCACCGCCAAATCCCCCTCCGATCCTCACCCCAACTGGCTCAACAACGCCCTTCTCCGCACCCACTACACCAACAACGACACCAACGCCACCAATTTTCTCAACCTCCACACCGCCGCCTCTGCTTCCGACTcctccgccgccgccgccgcagCTGCTTCACAATCCTCCGCTCAGTGGCTCGCCCGCCCTGTCCTCCACCGCAACCACAGCGAGGTCATCGACGACGTCGCCCCCCTGTCCAACAACGAATCGCCTGATATGAAGGTTGCCGGCGACGGCAAGGGGGAGGTGGCGACTGTGGATAGCGGCGGCGAGGGCGGAGGTGGGTTGGTGAACTGGCAGAATGCTCGGTACAAGGCGGAGATTCTGTCACACCCGCTTTACGAGCAGCTTCTGTCGGCACACGTGGCGTGCCTGCGGATCGCCACGCCGGTGGACCAGTTACCAAGGATCGACGCTCAGTTGGCTCAGTCCCAGAATGTGGTGGCCAAGTACTCTTCCTTCGCTCACGCTCCTCTCGGCGATGACAAAGAGCTCGACCAGTTCTTG TCACACTATGTTTTGTTGCTCTGTTCCTTCAaagaacaactccaacaacatgTTCGTGTCCATGCAATGGAAGCAGTAATGGCTTGCTGGGAGATTGAGCAATCCTTACAAAGTCTAACAG GAGTTTCGCCAGGGGAAGGTACCGGAGCAACAATGTCCGATGATGAAGATGACCAAGTAGACAGTGATGCCAATCTGTTTGATGGTGGTTTGGATGGTTCCGATAGCATGGGATTTGGCCCTCTTGTTCCAACAGAGAATGAGAGATCCCTTATGGAACGTGTAAGACATGAATTGAAGCATGAACTGAAACAG GGTTATAAGGATAAAATTGTGGACATAAGAGAGGAAATTTTGCGCAAAAGACGAGCCGGGAAACTTCCCGGGGACACCACCTCTGTTCTTAAAGCATGGTGGCAATCACATTCCAAGTGGCCTTACCCTACA GAGGAAGATAAGGCAAGGTTGGTGCAGGAAACAGGATTGCAATTGAAGCAGATCAATAATTGGTTCATCAACCAAAGGAAGAGGAACTGGCACAGTAATCCTTCAACTTCTACTTCCTTGAAGAGCAAGCGCAAAAg GTGA